The following proteins are encoded in a genomic region of Triticum dicoccoides isolate Atlit2015 ecotype Zavitan chromosome 1B, WEW_v2.0, whole genome shotgun sequence:
- the LOC119350162 gene encoding disease resistance protein Pik-1-like: MTQRIVIAVQMASSRCRSKALALVAATPGVDSVALAGDGKDQVVVVGHGVDSVKLTSALRRKVGHAELVQVGDVKKEDGKKPAAAAVVEYYPYGCYYPSQPAPVNFFYEQQHSAVEAYGYPCSRPEPGTCSVM; this comes from the coding sequence ATGACGCAGAGGATCGTGATCGCAGTGCAGATGGCGAGCAGCAGGTGCCGGTCCAAAGCGCTGGCGCTGGTGGCGGCCACGCCGGGGGTGGACTCGGTGGCGCTGGCCGGGGACGGCAAGGACCAGGTGGTGGTCGTCGGCCACGGGGTCGACTCCGTCAAGCTCACCAGCGCGCTGCGCAGGAAGGTCGGCCACGCGGAGCTGGTGCAGGTCGGCGACGTCAAGAAGGAGGACGGGAAGAAGCCGGCGGCCGCGGCCGTGGTCGAATACTACCCGTACGGCTGCTACTACCCATCGCAACCGGCGCCGGTCAACTTCTTCTACGAGCAGCAGCACTCCGCCGTCGAGGCGTACGGGTACCCATGCTCGCGGCCGGAGCCGGGCACATGTTCGGTAATGTAG